One region of Metallosphaera sedula DSM 5348 genomic DNA includes:
- the rgy gene encoding reverse gyrase, whose translation MNADERLPDVVYMGSCPNCGSDITSVRLGKGSVCERCLGEEIDIGSLQQLVEILQNAGTIKSLLREKNILEEERKVIDLFKRVIGSEPLGPQRSWIIRALRGESFPIIAPPGLGKTTFGIVMSLYYASRSEKSLMIFPTRTLVSQVVQKIQEMGKSLDFTPRLVYYVSGLTQSKKDELSKSLAEEDFDIFISTSRYVIQHLDEINKINYKYLFVDDVDAVLKSGKSSLTILKLMGFSDENVTKVRELLKTSRDNTSSFDEIRKIRERFAKDRVAIFSSATITRSNPVFTSLMGFKPGGATIYLRNVIDSYIIGTDIVSQTVELVKRLGPGGLVFVPVDKGLNFAREISQKIDFLKASVVSSNTTKKLEEFEQGSIDVLIGVATHYGLLVRGIDIPWRVRYAIFAGIPKFRFKLGETMHPLAMLRILTLLSVVLKDPEITRILRFVKYRLRRTSTAALAMLAKAVKDGALEDRTMIRAYEIVNTYLKDKRIVEAISKFGDISFSGDYISIPDYLTYIQASGRTSRLYGGHLTTGLSVLLVDDMILFDLLKKKLSFILDDMKWNPLDLDSQKIGDRDLQEIVKQIDKERAEIIRRRKIEPISMPMEKIKTVLLIVESPNKAKTISNFFSRPSIRDFDGLRVYETVIGDKILMVTSSGGHVYDLTTKDLGVYGVEVKSNGDVNVIPFYNTLKRCENGHQFTEYAEGGKCPICMSTNVRDKRSAINVLRRLVLEADEVLIGTDPDVEGEKIAWDLYLNLKPFNSNIFRAEFHEVTRRAITEALNSPRTFSINMLRSQLVRRIEDRWIGFKLSNKLKEEFWKEYCTKTLGNKDCDTENRNLSAGRVQTPVLGWVISRYEEYLRTKRTMYVAKAGNLNILIPKQQGIRKNSKIKIVIQSAERKQDTLGPFPAYTTDTYLSDASGFFFISAQEAMRIAQDLFENGLITYHRTDSTRISNVGIGIAESYLKDLLGERYREIFVPRSWGEGGAHEAIRPTRPLNGEQLRAMVEQGEIEPSKRLTYNHYRLYDMIFRRFLSSQLVPLVVEKEILQISAKKGDETLKLESDTLEIVTNVRLSKDVPIPSEILYIPFRSIGETLLTQIKDKLPAEIDAVITSSFQKSDHALYTQGELVSLMKQRKIGRPSTYAFIISTLLKRGYVFETMKVKRLIPSKLGQHVYEFLNSRYSNFVSEDRTRSLLERMDLIEEGKEDYRQVLKQLYNEIQDIR comes from the coding sequence ATGAATGCTGATGAACGACTTCCAGACGTAGTGTATATGGGCTCTTGCCCCAATTGTGGTTCTGACATAACGTCAGTTCGCCTAGGGAAAGGGAGTGTATGTGAAAGGTGTTTGGGAGAGGAAATTGATATAGGGAGTTTGCAACAACTGGTTGAAATACTACAAAATGCAGGCACCATAAAATCACTATTGAGAGAGAAGAACATCCTTGAAGAGGAGAGAAAGGTAATAGATCTATTCAAACGCGTGATTGGCTCAGAACCGTTGGGCCCTCAGCGATCTTGGATTATTAGGGCACTCCGAGGTGAGAGCTTTCCCATAATTGCTCCTCCGGGACTTGGGAAAACTACATTTGGCATAGTCATGTCATTGTATTACGCCTCAAGGTCAGAGAAGTCTTTGATGATTTTTCCAACAAGGACTTTGGTTTCCCAAGTGGTCCAAAAGATTCAGGAAATGGGAAAGTCTCTGGACTTCACTCCTAGATTAGTATATTACGTAAGTGGACTAACCCAATCTAAAAAGGATGAATTGAGTAAATCGTTGGCCGAGGAGGATTTTGATATTTTTATCTCTACCTCACGTTACGTAATTCAGCATCTGGATGAGATAAACAAGATCAATTATAAGTATCTGTTTGTTGACGATGTTGATGCAGTTCTAAAGTCGGGCAAGAGTTCGCTCACTATCCTGAAATTGATGGGCTTCAGCGACGAAAATGTAACAAAGGTAAGGGAGTTATTGAAGACATCTAGAGATAATACTTCATCATTTGATGAGATAAGAAAAATTCGAGAAAGATTCGCCAAGGACAGGGTAGCTATATTTTCGTCTGCAACAATTACAAGAAGTAACCCGGTTTTCACTTCCCTAATGGGGTTCAAGCCCGGCGGTGCAACAATCTATCTCCGGAACGTTATAGATTCATATATCATAGGAACGGACATAGTGTCTCAAACAGTCGAATTGGTAAAAAGATTAGGGCCTGGGGGCCTGGTCTTTGTCCCAGTGGATAAAGGCTTAAACTTCGCCAGAGAAATATCTCAGAAGATTGATTTCCTCAAGGCTTCTGTGGTTTCTTCCAATACCACCAAGAAATTAGAAGAATTCGAACAGGGCTCAATTGATGTATTAATTGGGGTAGCTACCCATTATGGACTCCTAGTCAGGGGAATAGATATTCCCTGGAGAGTTAGATATGCTATCTTCGCTGGGATACCTAAGTTCAGATTCAAACTTGGAGAGACAATGCATCCGCTGGCTATGTTGAGAATACTTACCCTACTTTCTGTTGTTCTTAAGGACCCTGAGATAACTAGGATCCTCAGATTCGTGAAATATAGACTAAGGAGGACCTCAACTGCGGCTTTAGCCATGTTAGCTAAGGCAGTTAAGGACGGAGCTTTAGAGGATAGAACCATGATAAGGGCATATGAGATAGTAAATACTTATCTGAAGGACAAAAGGATTGTTGAGGCCATATCCAAGTTTGGCGATATTTCATTTTCCGGAGATTATATTTCTATTCCAGATTATCTTACCTATATACAAGCCAGCGGGAGAACATCAAGACTTTATGGGGGACACCTAACTACAGGCTTATCTGTTCTTCTTGTGGATGATATGATCCTCTTTGATCTCTTGAAAAAGAAGCTATCCTTTATTCTGGATGACATGAAGTGGAATCCCTTGGACCTAGATAGTCAAAAAATTGGAGATAGAGATCTTCAGGAAATAGTGAAGCAGATAGATAAGGAGAGGGCAGAGATCATAAGAAGAAGGAAGATAGAGCCAATTTCCATGCCAATGGAGAAAATTAAGACCGTGTTATTAATTGTTGAATCTCCGAATAAGGCCAAAACTATTTCCAATTTCTTTTCCAGGCCAAGTATAAGGGATTTTGATGGATTACGTGTATATGAAACTGTAATTGGGGATAAGATATTGATGGTAACTTCAAGCGGTGGTCATGTATATGACCTTACCACGAAGGATCTTGGAGTCTACGGAGTTGAAGTAAAAAGTAACGGGGATGTTAATGTTATTCCCTTCTATAACACATTGAAGCGATGTGAAAATGGTCATCAATTCACCGAATACGCTGAGGGAGGTAAATGTCCAATCTGTATGTCAACTAACGTGAGAGATAAGAGATCGGCCATAAATGTTCTAAGAAGGCTAGTGCTTGAAGCCGACGAAGTTCTCATAGGAACAGATCCAGATGTGGAAGGAGAGAAGATTGCATGGGATCTATACCTTAACCTTAAGCCCTTCAACTCGAATATATTTAGGGCCGAGTTTCATGAGGTGACCAGAAGGGCCATAACTGAGGCGTTGAACTCGCCCAGAACTTTCTCTATCAACATGTTACGTTCCCAGTTGGTCAGGAGAATAGAAGACAGGTGGATAGGTTTCAAATTGTCAAATAAACTCAAAGAGGAATTTTGGAAAGAGTATTGTACCAAGACGTTGGGTAATAAGGACTGTGATACTGAGAATAGGAACCTCAGCGCAGGCAGGGTTCAAACACCCGTTTTAGGTTGGGTCATTTCCAGGTATGAGGAGTATCTCAGAACAAAGAGGACAATGTATGTGGCAAAGGCTGGTAACCTTAACATTCTCATACCTAAGCAACAGGGTATAAGGAAAAATTCCAAAATAAAGATAGTAATCCAATCAGCTGAGAGAAAACAGGATACTCTAGGTCCATTTCCGGCCTATACTACTGATACCTATTTATCTGACGCTTCTGGGTTCTTCTTCATTTCTGCCCAAGAGGCCATGCGTATAGCCCAAGATCTCTTCGAGAACGGTCTCATAACATATCATAGAACAGACAGCACTAGGATATCCAATGTAGGTATAGGTATTGCTGAGTCCTATCTCAAGGATCTCTTGGGTGAAAGGTATAGGGAGATATTTGTACCCAGGAGTTGGGGAGAGGGGGGAGCACATGAGGCGATAAGACCGACAAGACCTTTAAACGGGGAACAGTTGAGGGCCATGGTAGAGCAAGGTGAAATAGAGCCATCGAAACGCCTTACTTATAACCATTACAGATTATATGACATGATATTCAGGAGATTCCTATCAAGCCAACTTGTTCCACTAGTCGTAGAGAAGGAAATATTGCAGATATCCGCTAAAAAGGGTGATGAGACTTTGAAATTAGAGAGTGATACCCTTGAAATTGTGACCAATGTCAGACTTTCCAAGGATGTTCCAATTCCTTCCGAGATCCTCTACATTCCTTTCAGATCTATTGGGGAAACTCTCCTTACACAAATTAAGGATAAACTTCCAGCAGAAATTGACGCAGTTATAACGAGCTCCTTCCAGAAAAGCGATCATGCACTTTATACTCAGGGTGAATTAGTATCCTTGATGAAGCAAAGAAAAATTGGGAGACCCAGCACTTACGCATTTATTATCTCTACTCTCCTAAAAAGAGGTTACGTCTTTGAGACCATGAAGGTGAAGAGACTGATACCCTCTAAGTTAGGTCAGCACGTTTATGAATTCCTGAACTCTAGGTATTCTAATTTCGTCTCAGAGGACAGAACAAGATCACTCCTTGAAAGAATGGATCTCATTGAGGAAGGGAAGGAGGATTATAGGCAAGTATTAAAGCAATTGTACAACGAAATACAGGACATAAGGTGA
- a CDS encoding CDC48 family AAA ATPase — protein MSSNLRLRILEARQKDVGRKIARMTEHTMRRLGIETGDYIELTGPSGTALLQAMPAYDISDGEIRVDGYVRKTIGVSIGDEVTVKKAKVDPATKVTLAPTQPIRFDQTFVDYVKEYLMYKPLIKGETISIPIYTGTIDLVVSNTQPSNYVFVTNSTEITIKEEPVREAQVYPRVTWEDIGDLDEVKEKLREMIELPMKHPELFQHLGIEPPKGVLLYGPPGVGKTLLARALANEIGAYFVTINGPEIMSKFYGESEQRLREIFDDADKNAPSIIFIDEIDAIAPKREEVTGEVEKRVVSQLLTLMDGIKGRGRIVVIGATNRPDAVDQALRRPGRFDREIEIRPPDTKARKEILQVHTRNMPLADDVNLDVIAEMTNGYTGADIAALAKEAAMHALRRFINTGDRKKLLEQERLSPEVLKELKVTMDDFMNAMKFVQPTLLREVYVEVPRVRWSEIGGLENVKQQLREAIEWPMRFPEVFNKAGIRPPKGVLLFGPPGTGKTMLAKAVATESGANFIAVRGPEVLSKWVGESEKAIREIFKRARQTAPTVVFFDEIDSIAPMRGMGHDSGVTERMVNQLLSEMDGIVPLSKVVVIAATNRPDIIDPALLRPGRFDRLIYVPPPDKQARLEILKVHTKSVPLSPDVNLEALAEKTEGYTGADLEALVREATMISLREIYSKCNTSAEKECKNAKGDGATECYNRVIKSCIDSNAPNVTSAHFEEAMKVVTPSLTKAQIERYERMAKELKRSALG, from the coding sequence ATGTCGTCGAATCTGAGATTGAGAATATTGGAGGCGAGACAGAAGGACGTGGGTCGTAAGATAGCGCGAATGACGGAGCATACTATGAGAAGACTAGGAATTGAAACAGGGGACTACATTGAGCTTACAGGGCCTAGTGGCACCGCCCTGTTGCAGGCGATGCCGGCTTATGATATAAGCGACGGTGAAATAAGAGTAGACGGTTACGTTAGAAAGACCATAGGAGTTTCCATTGGAGACGAAGTGACAGTAAAGAAGGCTAAGGTGGATCCAGCCACAAAAGTTACTCTTGCTCCAACACAGCCTATTCGGTTTGATCAGACATTTGTAGATTATGTAAAGGAATACTTAATGTATAAGCCCCTTATCAAGGGAGAGACAATCTCAATTCCCATCTACACCGGTACAATAGATCTAGTCGTATCCAACACACAACCCAGCAACTATGTCTTTGTTACTAATAGTACAGAGATTACGATAAAGGAGGAACCAGTTAGGGAAGCCCAGGTGTATCCGAGAGTAACATGGGAGGACATTGGAGACCTAGACGAGGTTAAGGAGAAGTTAAGGGAGATGATAGAGCTTCCTATGAAACACCCAGAGTTATTTCAACACCTAGGCATAGAACCACCTAAGGGTGTGCTACTTTATGGACCTCCTGGAGTTGGGAAAACCTTACTTGCTAGAGCCTTGGCCAACGAGATAGGCGCTTACTTTGTCACTATTAACGGACCGGAAATAATGAGTAAATTCTATGGTGAAAGTGAGCAGAGACTTAGGGAGATCTTTGATGACGCCGACAAAAATGCACCTTCAATAATCTTCATCGACGAAATAGACGCCATTGCCCCGAAGAGAGAAGAGGTTACTGGAGAAGTTGAGAAGAGGGTGGTCTCACAATTACTAACGCTCATGGACGGAATAAAGGGACGCGGGAGAATTGTGGTCATAGGGGCTACAAATAGGCCAGATGCTGTGGATCAAGCGCTTAGAAGACCTGGTAGATTTGATAGGGAAATAGAGATTAGGCCCCCAGACACTAAGGCTAGAAAGGAAATACTTCAGGTTCACACCAGGAATATGCCCTTAGCTGATGACGTAAACTTGGACGTAATTGCAGAGATGACCAACGGTTACACGGGAGCGGATATAGCAGCGTTAGCCAAGGAGGCTGCCATGCATGCCCTGAGGAGATTCATCAACACGGGAGACAGAAAGAAACTACTGGAGCAAGAAAGGCTGTCCCCTGAAGTTCTTAAGGAACTCAAAGTCACCATGGACGACTTCATGAATGCCATGAAATTTGTTCAGCCCACCTTACTTAGGGAAGTATATGTGGAAGTACCAAGGGTTAGATGGTCAGAGATTGGTGGGTTGGAGAACGTAAAACAGCAATTACGAGAAGCAATAGAGTGGCCCATGAGATTTCCAGAGGTTTTCAATAAAGCTGGGATAAGGCCACCCAAGGGTGTACTCCTGTTTGGCCCCCCTGGAACTGGAAAAACCATGCTTGCCAAGGCTGTTGCAACGGAGAGTGGTGCAAACTTCATCGCAGTTAGAGGACCAGAGGTTTTATCCAAGTGGGTTGGGGAGAGCGAGAAGGCCATTAGGGAGATCTTCAAGAGGGCCAGACAGACTGCACCCACTGTGGTGTTCTTTGACGAGATTGATTCAATAGCACCCATGAGAGGAATGGGACATGATAGCGGTGTTACCGAGAGAATGGTTAATCAATTGCTCTCTGAAATGGATGGAATAGTGCCCCTGAGTAAGGTAGTGGTGATTGCGGCAACCAATAGACCCGATATAATAGATCCTGCATTGCTTAGACCTGGAAGATTTGATAGGCTAATTTACGTTCCTCCACCAGACAAGCAGGCTAGATTAGAGATCCTGAAGGTACACACTAAATCCGTGCCCCTTAGTCCAGATGTTAATCTCGAGGCCCTAGCTGAGAAAACCGAGGGCTACACTGGGGCTGATCTAGAGGCGCTTGTTAGAGAGGCTACAATGATATCTTTAAGGGAGATTTACTCTAAGTGTAACACCTCCGCGGAGAAGGAATGCAAGAATGCTAAGGGAGATGGAGCTACCGAGTGCTACAATAGAGTAATTAAATCCTGCATTGATTCCAATGCTCCCAATGTAACCTCAGCTCATTTTGAGGAGGCCATGAAAGTTGTGACGCCCAGCTTGACTAAGGCCCAGATTGAGAGATATGAAAGAATGGCTAAGGAACTGAAGAGGAGTGCCCTAGGATGA